In Monodelphis domestica isolate mMonDom1 chromosome 3, mMonDom1.pri, whole genome shotgun sequence, the following proteins share a genomic window:
- the CALR gene encoding calreticulin, translating into MLPLLLLGLLGLAEAAGPMIYFKEQFLDGDTWEDRWVESKHKSDYGKFRLSSGKFYSDEEKDKGLQTSQDARFYALSSRMESFSNKGQTLVVQFTVKHEQNIDCGGGYVKLFPANLDQSSMHGDSEYNIMFGPDICGPGTKKVHVIFNYKGKNMLINKDIRCKDDEFTHLYTLIVRPDNTYEVKIDNVQVESGSLEDDWDFLPPKKIKDPEAKKPEDWDERAKIDDPTDTKPEDWEKPEHIPDPDAQKPEDWDEEMDGEWEPPVIQNPEYKGEWKPRQIDNPDYKGKWLHPEIDNPEYTPDPNLYAYDSFGVLGLDLWQVKSGTIFDNFLVTNDESYAEEFGEETWGATKDGEKKMKEQQDEAERQREEEEEKKLKEEEEAGDDKDEDDRDEEDKDDDDEDDKEDEEDEDGAQPKDEL; encoded by the exons ATGCTGCCGCTCCTGCTGCTGGGCCTGCTAGGCCTAGCCGAGGCCGCTGGGCCCATGATCTATTTCAAGGAGCAATTCCTAGACGGAG ATACTTGGGAGGACCGTTGGGTGGAATCCAAGCACAAGAGTGACTATGGCAAGTTTAGGCTATCCTCTGGCAAGTTCTATAGTGATGAAGAAAAGGACAAAG GGCTACAGACAAGTCAGGATGCCCGGTTCTATGCTCTGTCCTCGCGAATGGAGTCCTTCAGCAACAAGGGCCAGACATTGGTGGTACAGTTCACTGTGAAACATGAGCAGAACATCGATTGTGGTGGTGGCTATGTGAAGTTGTTCCCTGCCAACTTAGACCAGTCCAGCATGCATGGAGACTCAGAATACAATATCATGTTTG GCCCTGACATTTGTGGCCCAGGGACCAAGAAGGTTCATGTTATCTTTAACTACAAGGGCAAGAACATGCTGATTAATAAGGACATTAGATGCAAG GATGATGAATTCACCCACCTATACACTCTGATTGTTCGGCCAGACAACACATATGAAGTAAAGATAGACAACGTTCAGGTAGAATCAGGCTCACTAGAAGATGATTGGGACTTCCTACCTCCCAAGAAAATCAAGGATCCTGAGGCCAAGAAGCCTGAGGACTGGGATGAGCGAGCCAAGATTGATGATCCCACTGACACAAAGCCAGAG GACTGGGAGAAACCTGAACACATTCCTGACCCTGATGCTCAGAAACCTGAGGATTGGGATGAAGAGATGGATGGGGAGTGGGAGCCACCAGTAATCCAGAACCCTGAGTACAAG GGTGAATGGAAGCCTCGGCAGATTGACAACCCCGACTACAAGGGCAAGTGGTTGCATCCTGAGATTGACAATCCCGAGTATACACCTGACCCCAACCTTTATGCATATGATAGCTTTGGCGTGTTGGGCTTGGACCTGTGGCAG GTGAAATCTGGTACCatttttgataattttcttgTCACCAATGATGAATCATATGCAGAAGAATTTGGTGAAGAGACCTGGGGTGCCACAAAG GatggggaaaagaagatgaaggaaCAGCAGGATGAGGCAGAACGGCAgcgagaggaagaagaggagaaaaaattgaaggaggaagaagaggctgGAGATGACAAGGATGAGGatgacagagatgaggaggacaaagatgatgatgatgaggatgacAAAGAGGATGAGGAGGATGAAGATGGCGCCCAGCCCAAGGATGAGCTGTAG
- the FARSA gene encoding phenylalanine--tRNA ligase alpha subunit gives MIPHFSYKEIWEQKAKHFFQDHTESNRGGGSKWWGFVPHSRWRIPGPRFSGLRSFRFRHVPSHLHGADMADGPVAQLLLQRLASCDGGLDSLELSSALGLEHQVVVGAVKSLQALGEVIEAELRSTQRWELTPEGQETAQDGSHEARVFHSLPPEGLVQSELMRLPSGKVGFSKAMSNKWIRIDKNAPGGPRVFRAVDNVEDLVQAKLQLVQDGEAERLSEKERNELKKRKLLSEVTLKTYWVSKGSAFSTSISKQEAELSPEMISSGSWRDVKFKAYNFSSKGVLPEGGHLHPLMKVRTQFRQIFLEMGFTEMPTDNFIESSFWNFDALFQPQQHPARDQHDTFFLKDPAEALDFPMDYVERVKRTHSRGGYGSQGYKYDWKLEEAQKNLLRTHTTAASARALYRLAQQKPFSPAKYFSIDRVFRNETLDATHLAEFHQIEGVVADYDLTLGHLMGILKEFFTKLGITHLRFKPAYNPYTEPSMEVFSYHQGLKKWVEVGNSGVFRPEMLLPMGLPEGVSVIAWGLSLERPTMIKYGINNIRELVGHKVNLQMVYDSPLCRLDT, from the exons ATGATACCTCATTTTTCATATAAGGAAATTTGGGAGCAGAAAGCAAAACACTTCTTTCAAGACCACACAGAAAGTAACAGAG GTGGCGGCTCGAAGTGGTGGGGTTTTGTGCCACACTCAAGATGGCGTATTCCAGGTCCTCGCTTTTCCGGGCTGCGGAGCTTCCGGTTCCGGCATGTCCCTTCCCATCTTCACGGCGCAGACATGGCTGACGGGCCGGTTGCTCAGTTGCTTTTGCAGCGGCTAGCGAGCTGCGATGGCGGCTTGGATAGCTTGGAGCTGTCAAGCGCCCTGGGCCTTGAGCACCAGGTTGTGGTGGGCGCCGTCAAGAGCCTGCAGGCACTGGGGGAG GTCATTGAAGCTGAACTCCGTTCTACTCAACGATGGGAGCTTACACCTGAGGGCCAGGAGACAGCCCAGGATGGCAGCCATGAGGCTAGAGTCTTCCATAGCCTCCCTCCAGAGGGTCTGGTGCAGAGTGAGCTCATG AGATTGCCCAGTGGGAAGGTGGGCTTCAGCAAGGCTATGTCCAATAAGTGGATCCGAATAGACAAAAACGCACCTGGTGGGCCCCGGGTGTTTCGTGCT GTGGACAATGTGGAGGACTTGGTGCAGGCAAAGCTGCAGCTGGTACAGGATGGGGAAGCTGAGCGTCTgagtgaaaaggaaaggaatgaactgaagaagaggaAATTGCTATCTGAAGT GACCCTGAAGACCTATTGGGTGAGCAAGGGAAGCGCCTTTAGCACCAGCATTTCCAAGCAGGAAGCTGAACTCAGCCCTGAGATGATCTCCAG TGGCTCCTGGCGGGATGTAAAGTTCAAAGCGTACAACTTCTCATCAAAAGGTGTCTTACCAGAGGGTGGTCACCTACACCCACTGATGAAAGTTCGCACACAGTTCCGACAGATCTTCCTGGAGATGGG TTTCACAGAAATGCCAACTGACAATTTCATTGAGAGCTCCTTCTGGAACTTTGATGCCCTCTTTCAGCCCCAGCAGCATCCAGCCCGAGACCAGCATGACACCTTTTTTCTCAAAG acCCAGCAGAGGCCCTGGATTTCCCCATGGATTATGTGGAGCGTGTGAAGCGGACTCACTCTCGGGGTGGCTATGGCTCTCAGGG ATACAAATATGACTGGAAGCTTGAAGAGGCCCAGAAAAACCTCCTACGAACACACACCACAGCTGCCAGCGCCCGGGCACTCTATCGCCTTGCCCAGCAG AAGCCCTTCTCCCCAGCCAAGTACTTTTCCATTGACCGGGTTTTCCGTAATGAGACATTGGATGCCACCCACTTGGCCGAGTTCCACCAGATTGAGGGTGTAGTAGCTGACTATGACCTCACCTTGGGCCACCTCATGGGTATCCTCAAAGAGTTCTTCACCAAACTTG GCATTACCCATCTTCGATTCAAGCCAGCCTACAACCCCTACACTGAGCCCAGCATGGAGGTCTTCAGCTACCATCAAG gTTTGAAGAAGTGGGTAGAGGTGGGGAACTCTGGGGTCTTCCGGCCAGAGATGCTGCTGCCCATGGGGCTGCCTGAGGGCGTGTCTGTCATTGCCTGGGGCCTTTCCTTGGAGAG acCCACTATGATCAAGTATGGTATCAACAATATCCGAGAGCTGGTGGGACACAAGGTGAACCTACAGATGGTGTATGACAGCCCACTGTGCCGCCTGGACACCTAG